From a single Callithrix jacchus isolate 240 chromosome 5, calJac240_pri, whole genome shotgun sequence genomic region:
- the RNF6 gene encoding E3 ubiquitin-protein ligase RNF6, whose product MSQSRSRSDGGSEETLSQDHNHRENERRWQQERLHREEAYYQFINELSDEDYRLMRDHNLLGTPGEITSEELQQRLDGVKEQLASQPDMRNGRNYRDSEVPRESSDEESLLEWLNTFRRTGNATRSGQNGNQTWRAVSRTNPNSGEFRFSLEVHINHENRGFEIHGEDYIDIPLSDSNRDHTTNRQQRSTSPVARRTRSQTSVSISDSSSNIPRTRLASRGQNPAEGSFSSLGRLRNGTEGAAGIPRASASRTNYSSHTNQSGGSELRQREGQRFGAAHVWENGARSNVTVRNTNQRLEPIRLRSTFSSRSRSPIQRQNSTVHHNSQRESRPAPQTTRRSVRRRGVTRVFLEQDRERERRGTAYTPLSNSRLVSRITVEEGEESSRSSTAVRRHPTITLDLQVRRIRPGENRDRDSIANRTRSRVGLAENTVTIESNSGGFRRTISHLERSGIRTYVSTVTVPLRRISENELVEPSSVALRSILRQIVTGFGELSSLMEAESDSELQRNGQHLPEMHSELSNLNTVNDRSQHREGSSQDRQAQGDNTEMHDENETTQPHTRNSDTRGGRQLQNSNNLVETGTLPILRLAHFFLLNEGDDDDRIRGLTKEQIDNLSTRHYEHNSIDSELGKICSVCISDYVTGNKLRQLPCMHEFHIHCIDRWLSENCTCPICRQPVLGSTIASNG is encoded by the exons ATGAGTCAGTCTCGATCTAGATCAGATGGTGGTAGTGAAGAAACCTTATCTCAAGACCATAATCATCGTGAAAATGAGAGAAGATGGCAGCAAGAGCGTCTCCACAGAGAAGAGGCCTATTATCAGTTTATTAATGAACTCAGTGATGAAGATTATCGACTTATGAGAGACCATAATCTTTTAGGCACCCCTG gagAAATAACATCAGAAGAACTGCAACAGCGGTTAGATGGGGTCAAGGAACAACTAGCTTCTCAGCCTGACAtgagaaatggaagaaattaCAGAG ACTCAGAAGTGCCTAGAGAAAGTTCAGATGAAGAATCTCTTCTAGAATGGTTGAACACCTTCCGACGCACAGGAAATGCAACTCGAAGTGGACAAAATGGGAACCAAACTTGGAGAGCTGTGAGTCGAACGAACCCGAACAGTGGAGAGTTTCGGTTTAGTTTGGAAGTCCACATAAATCATGAAAATAGAGGATTTGAAATTCATGGAGAAGATTATATAGACATTCCGCTGTCAGATAGTAACAGAGATCATACTACAAATAGGCAACAAAGGTCAACTAGTCCTGTGGCTAGGCGAACAAGAAGCCAAACCTCAGTGAGTATCAGTGATAGTAGCTCCAACATTCCAAGGACTAGGCTGGCTTCAAGGGGGCAAAATCCAGCTGAAGGATCTTTCTCATCATTGGGAAGGTTAAGAAATGGAACTGAGGGAGCAGCCGGTATTCCTCGAGCTAGTGCTTCACGCACTAATTACAGTAGTCACACAAACCAATCAGGCGGTAGTGAACTCAGGCAAAGGGAAGGGCAACGGTTTGGAGCAGCACATGTTTGGGAAAATGGGGCTAGAAGTAATGTTACAGTGAGGAATACAAACCAAAGATTAGAGCCAATAAGATTACGATCTACTTTCAGTAGTCGAAGCCGTTCACCAATTCAGAGACAGAATAGCACTGTTCATCATAATTCCCAAAGGGAAAGTAGGCCAGCACCACAAACCACTAGAAGATCTGTTAGGAGGAGAGGTGTAACTCGAGTCTTTTTAGAGCAAGATAGAGAACGAGAACGCAGAGGTACTGCATATACCCCACTCTCTAATTCAAGACTTGTGTCGAGAATAACagtagaagaaggagaagaatctAGCAGATCCTCAACTGCTGTGCGACGACATCCAACAATCACACTGGACCTTCAAGTGAGAAGGATCCGTCCTGGAGAAAATAGAGATCGGGATAGTATTGCAAATAGAACTCGATCCAGAGTAGGGCTAGCAGAAAATACAGTCACTATTGAAAGCAATAGTGGGGGCTTTCGCCGAACCATTTCTCATTTAGAGCGGTCAGGTATTCGAACCTATGTTAGTACTGTAACAGTTCCTCTTCGTAGGATTTCTGAGAATGAGCTTGTTGAGCCATCGTCAGTGGCTCTTCGGTCAATTTTAAGGCAGATCGTGACTGGGTTTGGAGAACTGAGTTCTCTAATGGAGGCTGAATCTGATTCAGAGCTTCAGAGAAATGGTCAGCATTTACCAGAGATGCATTCAGAACTGAGTAACTTAAATACAGTTAATGACAGGAGCCAGCACAGGGAAGGTTCCTCTCAAGACAGGCAGGCCCAAGGAGACAACACTGAAATGCATGATGAAAACGAGACCACCCAGCCTCATACCCGAAACAGTGACACTAGGGGTGGCAGGCAGTTGCAAAATTCAAACAATTTAGTTGAAACTGGAACACTACCTATTCTTCGCCTTGCTCACTTTTTTTTGCTAAatgaaggtgatgatgatgatcgAATACGTGGTTTAACCAAAGAGCAGATTGACAATCTTTCTACCCGGCACTATGAGCATAACAGTATTGATAGTGAACTAGGTAAAATCTGTAGTGTTTGTATCAGTGACTATGTAACTGGAAACAAACTCAGGCAATTACCTTGCATGCATGAATTTCACATTCATTGTATTGACCGATGGCTCTCAGAGAATTGCACTTGTCCAATCTGTCGGCAGCCTGTTTTAGGGTCCACCATAGCAAGCAATGGGTAA